The Calypte anna isolate BGI_N300 chromosome 3, bCalAnn1_v1.p, whole genome shotgun sequence genome segment ATTATCAAAAAGGAGTGGAGGTGACAAGGTAAAAGATACTTGCTCTTTCTGTTACGTTAGGTAATGCCAGTTAGAATATATTTCTTTAGCTGGCATCAACTTAAGGAGTCAATTCTCCCTCACAAGTGCCCGCTCAAGAACCTGAGTTGCAGGGGAAGGGAAATAGTCATCCAGAGCAACAAGTCATTTGTGGCTCCAGCAAGGCATAAACAAGAGGAAATTTCTGGCTATCTCCTAACTAAATTTTCTTGAAGCAAGCTAGGGCCAGGCCAAGAATTTTCCCTAAGTATGACTGATCCTTACAGCCAAGTTAAGAAACCTAAGGAAGTACGTCAAGTGGCAGGGCATAGTGATAATGAAACGGTGAACAGGAAGCCCTGTATTTTATGAACCTAAATGGACTGTGTGtcagatggggttttttttgactCTGCTAGCCAAGTATGGCAGTATCTCGAAACTCTCTGCCTGTTACTGAGTTAAATTAAGCACAGGTTATgataaaacttcctttttttttaattgaaaaacatGGGTGAGAGTAAACACGTTATTTACACAAGTTCCCAAGTGCAGCTCAACTCAAGAACATATGATCAGCAATACAATAAAAGAATGTGGGTCCAAAACAGAATTACAGAGGCTAAAAAATGGTACCATTCCCTGGTAAACACAGACTGTCAGATGAGATCAgcaactgaaatgaaagaaaaggagagtgTTAAGTGTGCACCAAATGTGCCCAAAGCCACATCCCAGCAGTTACAGTGCAGCTACTGCTCTTCCCAGGTTCTTCCCCAGGGGCAGCAAAGATGGGTTGGGGTCAAGCTTGGGAATGAGTCACGTGGAAAACAAAGCACCTTACAGTGATGTTTCAGGTGCAGCACACCAATTCCCAACTGGCAAAAGGCAGCAGCCTCACTGGGGCTGGCCTGCACTCACCATTCATGGGCATCTCATCTATCTGTGTGGAGTAGTACTGCTCGATATCTCGCAGGATGCGGATGTCGTCGTTCTTCACAAAGTTGATGGCTACACCTTTTCGGCCGTATCTGCCTGACCGGCCAATTCTATGGaggcaaaaggaaagagagaatgGAGCCACCAAGGTGAAGAGTAATCCAGCCACATTCCCCCACAGGAAGGCCACGCTTACCTGTGTATGTAGAGTTCTCTGTTGTTGGGCAAGTCATAGTTAATGATCAGGGACACCTGAGGCACATCGAGGCCTCTAGCCCAGACATCTGTTGAAATAAGGACTCGGCTGCAAAGAGAAGGGAACAGTTACAGCTGTTCCACCCCACTGGGGTGAGAGCTgagttgttttttcctccagcacagGGCACCCTCTGCTGTTCTGCgctcctccctccccacagcacACTGGCATTTTGGCTGTAAGGAAAGCTGTCCCATGCAGCCTCACCAAGCTTCAGTGAAGACACATTGCAGCAAGACAGCTATGACCTTTCAGAAAGAATACAGCACACTTAAGAGTTTAAAATAGTCccacttttcttattttaaaagctgcaacTCCCAGTCCcctcagcaaaataaaacagattaattCTATGCCTATAACTTTGATCACCTCTCCTTGGAAAGCAGCACTCTCCCAACCCTGTAACACCACAGGGAACAGACAGGAATCAGAGCTGCTCCTAAACTGATCAGAACAAGGCCTTCAGAGAGGAGAGATTTTATGTGATTCTGAGGCCTCTTCCCTTCTGATGCTGTAAGAAATCCTGCCTTGAGGTAGCACTGCTGTAAGCAACACTGTTTAAACCACTTACCTTGCACCAGATCTGAACTCTTTCATAATGgcctctctctccttctgtgGCATGTCCCCATGCATGGATGAAACTGTGAAGTTAGCTTCTCTCATCTTCTCTGTGAGCCAGTCAACCTGTGCATACAGCCAAGCAACTTGGGTTAGCTGAGGACTGAGAGGCACTTTAACAAACATTCTGGAGctagaggaaataaataatcCTTACAAAGCATCAGTTTATGATACAGGCTCCATGAGCcctgaaaggaaaggaatgaaGAGCATTTACTCAGAAAGCATGGTCTGGTTACAGGGATTACAAGCTATCAGAAGATTAAGCACATTCTTACCTGATCAGTTATACTTCTCTAATAAGGCAGCTATGTGTAGTCTGCCTATAACTATTGTTTAAGATAGGCACATCCCAAAGACAAATGTTTAACCTGAGTTTTTTTGTTACACTACTTCCAAACAGGCAAAGAACCAGACCTCTTAATGGGGTCTGTCCTCGCACTATCCTCGCAGAAGGAGAACATGCCCCTGATGGCTGTTGTACCTTTCTCTTGGTGTTACAGAAGATGACAGCCTGGGTGATTGTGAGCGTATCGTAGAGATCACACAAGGTGTCAAACTTCCATTCTTCTCTCTCCACAGCCACGAAGAACTGCTTGATACCTTCGAGGGTCAACTCATCACTGTAGGGAAGAACAACAGCTATGTAACACCACAGGCAGGTGAATGCATACAATGGGGTCAGAAGGGTTGGGTGTGCTCCAGTGGACACGACACCTCTGCCCCATGGGTTGCTGGGTCTACACACAAGTCCAAGTTGTTCTAGGAAGTCCCTAGAGAAGTCTACTCTATGAAGGGGCTCCAATGTCACCCATGCAACAGACCAGGACTCCTGAGGCACCCTCTCTGCTCTAGAGAGAAAATTTCAAAGATGTTTGTTCTcatcatttttatattaaagcTTCTCGATGAGGATGAGACTGAAGAAAGGTAAATGAGGCAGTGTAAGAGAACAGGCAAGAGGGAGGCTCCCCCTGTCAGACTGCTTATACTAACTCCTCCTGAGTTCCACTGCATGAGGGTCCATGACACCACCAGCCATGACCTATGCCCTCAAGGGAACTCAGGACCAGTCAAAGCTAAAGGCAGCTTTTTTGGCTTATAATagcaaataaatacagaagacCTACAAAAATGCTCTGGAGAAGCACAAAAATTGGGCATGTGTGAGCAAACATCTAGACAAACTGCACTGGTGAGAAGGAATGTGAGAGAGACTAAACAGCTAATACTGTGAACTGCCCAGGGCTGGACCAGCTCAAAAAGCTGCATTATATGCATTTACTCAGATATGAAAGAATAGGAATTCTTTCCTAGGAAACTCACTCACCGTTTAACCAAGATGCGGATGGGGTCTGTCATGAACTTGTTGGTCATCTCTAGAATTTCATGAGGCAAAGTGGCGCTGATCAGAACCACCTGTGTAGCTGGAGGCAAGTATCTGTACACATCATAAATCTGCTCCTTAAAACCTGAAATGCAAATCAAGTAGCACAGAACAGTTAGCACACCTTTCTCCCAAATATCCTGCTCTTTCACAATTTGATTTGGTATTCAGAATTGGCCCTATGGTAGGAGGGGAATACTGATGAGTGAAATCAGCAATGCAAAGCCACCATCACACATTGCCCCTCTCTGCCTAATTTTCTCAAACTCACCACAATGTAGCCACAGTACCCAGTCAAGTATGAAAGGCAGTGCTTAAGAATTTTTAACTACTGAAAAGGACATTACAACTTGATCAGACAAGACACATTTCAGTCATTTAACACTAAGTGTAATTGTCTAACTTGGACAAAACCAATTGGTTTTTTGAAGCAGGACTGCCAGCTGGGACACCCTGGAATCGCAAAGAGGGAAGATGAAAGGAAGTGAAAGGGGGAGAAGTATTTTACCTTTATTGAGCATTTCATCTGCTTCATCCAAAACCAGCATTTTGATGGCACGAGTCCTTAAACTTCGACGGCGAATCATATCTGTAAGAGTTCACTTAGGATGAAAAGGCTCTGAAAGCAAATGAGCCTACACTGCTCCCAGCCACTCTCAGGGCATTTTGGTCAAGGAGGGATGGGCACTTTCCCGGTTGCCAGCAGAGACTGGTGTGTGGTGACAGGAGGAACATCCAAGGGCCACAGCACACCCGCTGCACCCTGCGACCTAGATGATGTCTCTGCAGCCTGGCAAAGGGAGCACTGACTGTAGGGAAGCTCTGGGTCCAAGCAGTGGGATGCTGTTTGCTAACTGCACAGGACGGGTGACCCAGTCTCCCACAGTAACTGTAGCTGGATGCAGGAAATGCAGAATGCTACATGAATTCTACACCAATAGACTGGGCAAGCCCACACCTCGTTTCAAAGAGCACCTGGCTTTGTGTAATCCCTTAACAGtgtaataaaaaagtatttgctACTAGTGTGCTGTTCAATGCCAGCCCAGTCTGGCACAGCTGCTaagtttttttagttttggttttttttttcttgtggagCTCTATGTTCTCCCAACTGACAGCTGCTTGTTAGAAAGTGCTGCCTGTTTTTCTCAGAGAACCAGAAGATGTGAGCTTCCAGGTTAACACTGCCACTGTGGCAGTTACCACAAACAGTTAATCCAAAAATCTTCATGCAGAAAATCCATGAAGTACCAGCTGCAGGTGCCCCAGATTTAACAAAGAGCAACAGCCAGCACACAGAAAACGTGGACCTAACTTTGACAGACTGACAGACCCAGCTCCTGTCTCCTCTAACATTTTGAAGTGTCTCTTGGGACTctaatattttctgctttaaaaatacttctcattCCTAGTCGCCATCAGAATGTTATCCCATGTTGAGAAACACTTCCaacaatgaaattaaaatataaacatttctcTCTGGTCTTTCCCAGTGAGTTGTCACCTTGTTATACTTCATATTACTGTTACTTTAATGCTGTCATGATACATGTAATTTTCATGCTATTTCAAATCCAAGCCCCAGAAAACTGCAGGAGGTCCCCGTGGCTGAGCCCAGCTCTGAACCTGGAGGTGATGCAGCCTCCCCTCATCTCCTTACCAAACACACGGCCTGGAGTGCCAGCAACAACATGCTGCCCATAATCCAGTTTTCGGATATCTTCACCCACGTTGGTCCCTCCAATGCAGGCATGACACTGGACATTCATGTAGTCTCCCAGAGCAAGAAGACCCTGTGTTGATGCAAAGGAAAGGCTTAATTAACCAACCTTTcatgaaatttttatttgtgaagAGATGCAGGTCTGCCATACGGTGTTTTCTCAACATCCATAACCCAAACCTCCTCAACAGCAGGCTTTTAAACACTGGGAACTCAGTTTTTCAGAGATCATAAGTGCTTTGAATGTGCCGTTGTTAGAAGTTCAGTTAGGAATGTGTGAAGCCTCAGACCAGTAGCTGGTGTGGTCACACGAGCAAGAACGGATACAATGCAGATGAGCCAAACAGCCCTTTATCAGAATTTCTTACTTATttcaggaacagaaagaaaaaacagaagctgTGCTTTGAGCTCTGCTGGACATCACCTGAGAATGTCTGACAGATGGTGATTTAAATGCCCCTACCTTCTGAATCTGTACAGCCAGCTCCCGAGTTGGTGCCAAGATCAATGCCTGGGTCTCACGAACCTGATTAAGACAGGTGATGACATGGCAGTTAATCACAGAGCAACTATCACCTGAGCACAGCAGATTTTAGATCACACACTACTCTGATATGTCACACCTGAGAAACTACTCAGAGAATTCTGTTCTACAACCTAGTGTTTGCAAGGGTCAGTACACCTAGAAAGCTGCTCTCTAAGCATTTAGACAGCAAAGCCCAGTAATTAAGCTACTTTTGAGAAGACAGCACTCAAGCAGTTCTTTGACAACTCCTTTTTCACTCCAACCTAATTTTGGAAAACAATTATTACCGTGTGTACTCTTCCTGCAAAAGAATATCAACAAATTTACACCACTTACACTTCAGATGTTCAGTTCAGATAACCTTGCATTGCACATGGATTCCCAGATAAGCGTTTAAAGTCTGACacttcagagaagcagaaagctgaCCTTTTCATTTAGAATATGCAACATTTATGTTTACGTCCCCAAGCAATGACAGAGGAATAAAAATCCAAGCTTTATTTAAGAGAGTACTCGTCCACAGAAAATACTTGTTCTATTCAACAGCATCTACACAGTCAAgttatacttaaaaaaacaatcagAGGGCCACAATTCCCCTCACTAGTACAAAACTAAACATCTGTCATTCAAAAATCTAGGTATGACTCTGCAAGGTGTGTCAGTGTGTTCAGATGGGTTGCTGATGCTGTTAGGGCTGGCTTGAGAACAATTCTCCTTGCTGAGAGATTAATTTAGCCCTCTAATAGAACATGCAAGAAGTCGGCTGTTAAAGCCAGCTTTGTAATCACAAGACTTTATCTGAAGTTTGGTGaaattttcatttggaaattGTCTGAAACTCACTGCTCATAATTAAAAGATTTCAATATAAAGCTTCATTTACTCACGGTAAAAAGGAATGCTTTTATGATGAAGACTGTAttgtttcagtttaaaaccatcctTACCATGTGCTACAGAATTACCTGTATATCCAGGCACTGCAGAACAGAGATGGAGAATGTTGCTGTCTTCCCTGTTCCTGACTGTGACCTGAGAAAGAGATGTTTGGTGAATACTCTGATGCCCAGACAAATAATACAGACAATTTCATTATGCTCCACCCCTCTGTATTTTGCCACTCCTTCACTGCAAAGAAGTCAATGCTGCCAACAGTGTACCTGTCATCGTTCTTACAACCACAGTGTGACCTGCAAGCAAACACGCAGCTCTGAGAACTGCAACACCAATGACAGAGCACTTTGTTGCAGGGTCCCAAGCTCCAGCACGCTTACTCCTTGTAAGACCAACTTTTaacttcctgattttttttttcatttaaagtaaATGGCAAACAAGCCATTTGGAAATCTTGCAGCTTCCACTAGTGACCTAGAAATTGCTTTTTCCAGTAGGAtgacatccttttttttccctagagatttccttctgctttttccctcGACTGAGACTGCAGCCATCACTATACTTTTCTGGGTTTGCTGGAAAACATTCCCAAGTCTCAGAGTCCTATTCCCTGAGAATACACAATACCTTGGCTCACTCTTCACTGCAGTGACATGCTTTAAGCTAATAAACTTTGGCATTAGCAGCTGTTAGGCTCACAGTCTGTGTAAGTTCGGTGGTTTCACCCCTTATGACTCGTGATGTGATTTTCCTGATACTGTCCAAGCAGTAGTCAAGGACTACGGGTGCCAGACCTCGCTTCCCCCAGCGACTGCCACCCACATCCCCACCTTCCAGGCCTTCCAACCTGCTCAGGGCCAGACACCTCTCCCAACCCGTCGCCGCCAGCCCCACTTACTGGGCGATCACGTCTCTTCCCTTGATGATTTGCTTGATGGCTCTCTGTTGGATGGCCGAGGGCTTCTCAAAACCTGCGGAGGCCGTCGTTACCGTCAGCTGTGCCGGGGCAGACCCAGAACCAAGCAGAGAGCGGCTTCACCGCGCAAACGTGCCGACACCCGATGTtgcctctcctttcctccctcctcccctcccttctcccttccctctcccactcGCCGCGCACCGTAGGCGTAGATGCCGCGCAGCAGGTCCTCCCGCAGGCCCATCGTGTCGAAAGTCGGCGTCACGTCCACCTCCTCGCTCGTCTCGAACTCCACCTTCGTCATGTCCTCCTCCTTCATCAGCCGCTTCCTCGCCGAGCCGGTCGTTCCACCAGATCCCGCAGACCCCGACATGGCTCAGGCCTTCCAGCTACTCCCGCACCGACGATGGCGGCCGCGCACAGAGACCCCGCAGCTGCGCATGCgtgaggggggagagggaggtgccCGGCGCGGCGTGCGCATGCGCATGAGCGCACGTCGGGCGGCTGGCGTAGAACACGCATGCGCAGTAGGGCAACTCAGGGAGCGGGGGTGGAACGCACATGCGCGGGAGCGCGGCCCGGCGGGATGGCGGAGGGGCGTGCGCATGCGCACTGAGGTGAGCGGCTGccgcgggcggggcggggcggggcgggcagAGCGTTCGGGTACCACCGGGCCGTGGGTGCTGGGGAATCCGCAGGTTGCGAGGCTGTGGTGAAAACCACCCCCTCCAGGCGAGGGGTCCCTGCGTGGTTGTGGTGGCTGCCGTCCCCGCGGGCTGCGTGTCCCGCTCAGGCTGCACATCCTGCTTAAAACGCCGCGCAAAGGGAGGCGGAGGTTGCGCACGGGGGGTTGAGGGTTCGGTTCCCTGCCAGGGCCGTGGCTTGAAGATGAGGTGGGTGGGAGCTGATCTCTGGTTGCGTGGTGACCTCTTCCCCCGTGGAGAACCCCGAGTGCTGGTGTCTGCGTGCAGTCCTGTCCTTGGCCGGGTTAAAGCCAGGCCCGGGAGCACCCCAGGCGGtatggagagggagggagggctggCTGGGTGTCAGGCCACGCTGCCTCTCTGCGAGCCCAGGGGTATCAGACGAGGCCTGGTTTGCAAACCTCCTCTCAGACGAGGCAGTTGAACAAGATTTAGGGGGTCTTAATAGAGACTGGAGAAGAAGAACCCATAGTTAGCTGCTTCTTCAGCTCTCTGTTCATGttgtggcagcagctgggatgtgGTTTTCATAAGAGCTGAATCTCTGGGTTTGCTGTTGGGCAAATGGTTTGGATGTTGGCATGCTGTGTTCCCTTATCCTCCATTCCCAGCTGCAATTTTAGCAGGGTTTTcatcttttcacctttttctcctcttcgtccaatgtttttttcaccctttgACAGAGGGCAGGTTTATCGTTGTGATTGCCTGATCTCTGCACAAACCCACAAACTTGTAGGAAAAGGCACTCTGTTGCTTGGCAAGGCACCCTTCTGAGGCCTGAACTCAGATGTTTGACATAGTAAAACAAAGCTGtcaaaaacacacaaatattCCAGAGTACCTGAGGGTGCCTGAGTGAGTTGGGCTGAGTGCCTCACATGGGTTATTCCCATTCTGTTTGTGTGCAGGTTGCTTCAGGAGCTGCACGTTCAAGCAGAACTGGCAAGTTTGGGGTGTGTGACTCCTACACTGGGGCAGACTGTGGCTGAtgctctttcctgttttttcttagtATACAGCCTGAAGGCAAACAAAGTAATAAAACTTGTGAATGTGACACTGGAGACACAAAGTGTGatgttttccctcttccctaTGTGTA includes the following:
- the EIF4A3 gene encoding eukaryotic initiation factor 4A-III; the encoded protein is MSGSAGSGGTTGSARKRLMKEEDMTKVEFETSEEVDVTPTFDTMGLREDLLRGIYAYGFEKPSAIQQRAIKQIIKGRDVIAQSQSGTGKTATFSISVLQCLDIQVRETQALILAPTRELAVQIQKGLLALGDYMNVQCHACIGGTNVGEDIRKLDYGQHVVAGTPGRVFDMIRRRSLRTRAIKMLVLDEADEMLNKGFKEQIYDVYRYLPPATQVVLISATLPHEILEMTNKFMTDPIRILVKRDELTLEGIKQFFVAVEREEWKFDTLCDLYDTLTITQAVIFCNTKRKVDWLTEKMREANFTVSSMHGDMPQKEREAIMKEFRSGASRVLISTDVWARGLDVPQVSLIINYDLPNNRELYIHRIGRSGRYGRKGVAINFVKNDDIRILRDIEQYYSTQIDEMPMNVADLI